One genomic segment of Culturomica massiliensis includes these proteins:
- a CDS encoding DNA N-6-adenine-methyltransferase, producing the protein MDVTFEGKSSTGKNEWLTPPCLLRRLGPFDLDPCSPVNRPWDTARHHYTIEDDGLQQPWFGRVFCNPPYDTALIVRFIRRCVEHRNAVALTFARTDTRLFHELIFPNADSILFIKGRLSFYHVTGEQGGTAGAPSCLIAFNKENTAVLETCGIDGKLVKPRLQ; encoded by the coding sequence ATGGATGTAACTTTCGAGGGGAAATCTTCTACCGGAAAGAACGAATGGCTCACGCCTCCCTGCCTGCTTCGGAGGCTGGGGCCGTTCGATTTGGATCCGTGTTCGCCCGTAAACCGCCCATGGGATACGGCGCGACATCACTATACCATTGAGGATGACGGCCTGCAACAACCCTGGTTCGGACGTGTGTTCTGCAATCCTCCCTATGACACTGCACTGATTGTCCGGTTTATCCGCAGGTGTGTCGAACACAGGAATGCCGTCGCGCTCACTTTTGCCCGCACGGACACGCGCCTGTTCCACGAACTGATATTCCCAAACGCCGATTCAATACTCTTTATCAAGGGACGGCTCAGTTTTTACCATGTTACGGGGGAACAGGGTGGTACGGCCGGAGCGCCGTCATGCCTGATCGCCTTCAACAAAGAAAATACCGCGGTTCTGGAAACATGCGGTATCGACGGGAAGTTGGTGAAGCCACGACTTCAATAG
- a CDS encoding DUF2586 family protein, producing MALGNVFIKDVDGNIPYDTGSSGEKVTGLLFDVSLQPTLFTEGYGKTNETRLKPGDVCYITSFKSAVNDFGIIERVEATDEEEMNVNFLHGIPAYHIREFFRMSGNPGGSGKLYVMFADCSANWDALEIMQRAAGGMINQIGIWTEQPLWKANGASEQYNLNLVKGLNDVAVGLAEQNQPLSLILSANPSNTGADTTEGRQIDLNKIPSCICESSRISCIFGQAHHEKISTMQMCNRNHTPVGFLGAVMGAIAKANVHESIAWVKQFNLFADDFQEIELGFGDINLDEAEENFLSLNRYESLSPSLLDELDDKGYIFPIKYAGRENGIYISKDQTCSHGDFRTIARNRTINKSRRAVRAALLPYVNSPLMVNPSTGFLAPSKITAFKTLIGDILAKMQAAQEISGYAVTIDPNQNVLVDDTLRISYVLVPVGVAVKIYVEEGLSLTANKT from the coding sequence ATGGCACTCGGTAATGTATTTATCAAGGATGTGGACGGCAATATTCCTTACGATACCGGCTCGTCGGGCGAGAAGGTGACGGGACTGCTGTTCGACGTGTCCCTCCAGCCGACGCTTTTCACGGAGGGGTATGGTAAAACCAATGAGACCAGGCTCAAGCCTGGCGATGTCTGCTACATCACCTCGTTCAAGTCCGCCGTGAACGACTTCGGTATCATCGAACGTGTGGAGGCAACCGACGAGGAGGAGATGAATGTCAATTTCCTGCACGGCATCCCGGCATACCATATCCGTGAATTTTTCCGCATGTCCGGCAATCCGGGCGGTTCAGGAAAACTCTACGTGATGTTCGCGGACTGTTCGGCGAACTGGGATGCGCTGGAAATCATGCAGCGTGCTGCCGGGGGTATGATCAACCAGATAGGCATATGGACGGAACAGCCGCTGTGGAAAGCGAACGGCGCATCGGAACAATACAACCTCAATCTGGTAAAGGGGCTCAACGACGTGGCCGTGGGGCTTGCGGAGCAGAACCAGCCGCTCTCGCTCATCCTTTCCGCCAATCCTTCCAATACGGGGGCGGATACGACTGAGGGGCGTCAGATTGACCTGAATAAAATACCTTCATGCATCTGTGAATCAAGCCGTATCAGCTGTATATTCGGCCAGGCGCATCACGAAAAGATCTCCACGATGCAGATGTGCAACAGGAACCATACGCCCGTGGGATTTTTGGGAGCGGTTATGGGAGCCATAGCAAAGGCCAACGTGCACGAATCCATCGCATGGGTCAAGCAGTTCAATCTCTTCGCGGACGATTTCCAGGAAATAGAGTTGGGGTTCGGGGACATCAACCTCGACGAGGCAGAGGAGAACTTCCTCAGCCTGAACCGGTACGAGTCACTCTCCCCGTCACTGCTGGACGAACTCGACGATAAGGGGTATATTTTTCCCATCAAGTATGCCGGCCGCGAGAACGGGATCTACATCTCGAAAGACCAGACATGCTCACATGGGGATTTCCGTACCATTGCCCGGAACCGCACCATCAACAAGAGCCGCCGTGCCGTGCGTGCAGCCCTGCTGCCGTATGTGAACTCACCGCTGATGGTCAATCCTTCAACCGGGTTCCTCGCCCCGTCGAAGATTACAGCTTTCAAGACACTCATCGGGGATATACTGGCCAAGATGCAGGCGGCGCAGGAAATTTCAGGATACGCCGTCACTATCGACCCGAACCAGAACGTGTTGGTGGACGACACGCTGCGCATCTCCTATGTCCTTGTCCCGGTGGGCGTGGCCGTGAAGATTTATGTAGAGGAAGGACTGTCATTAACCGCAAATAAGACATAG
- a CDS encoding Clp protease ClpP gives MDMNTLQYVVGEAKAGQPAVIRFFGRVTEETTSRFNDEFDFLENIIRPSCIRVLINSEGGSVLYGMSTYSTIANATVDTECIIEGVAASMASIIWAAGKRSLMRDYAILMIHNPMLPDDDGGEPSDMVTAFTKQIETIYRKRFGLKAEHVRAIMDGQAGKDGTYFDAQAAVKAGIIPAEHVIHTSKQLCRKVHDEIEGLTDTAAIQELMSRVSAGNKPFKGIEPTLTETENDMANENKTQGFEYGAIAASLGMKDGEVKDVMARISELAAMEPKYREIQKSLSDAQTVIAGKDASIRNLQTDLAAATARLSAYEQKEKDEQASRIETLVENAIAEGKIDREAKTQWVEMAGSNFELAESTLASIPAREKISKEIADDPANIQATAEATKTAEQLMAEKVAEVVGADFKFRKL, from the coding sequence GGAAAATATCATCCGTCCCTCCTGTATCCGTGTGTTGATCAACTCGGAGGGCGGCAGTGTCCTTTACGGCATGTCCACCTATTCCACCATCGCCAATGCCACGGTGGATACGGAATGTATCATCGAAGGGGTCGCGGCATCGATGGCCTCCATCATCTGGGCGGCGGGCAAGCGTTCTCTCATGCGTGATTATGCCATACTGATGATTCATAACCCGATGTTGCCGGACGATGACGGAGGGGAACCGTCGGACATGGTAACGGCTTTTACCAAACAGATCGAGACGATTTACCGGAAACGGTTCGGCCTGAAAGCGGAGCATGTGCGGGCCATCATGGACGGACAGGCAGGAAAGGACGGGACCTATTTCGACGCACAGGCTGCCGTCAAGGCCGGCATCATACCTGCGGAGCATGTCATCCATACCTCGAAGCAGCTTTGCCGTAAAGTGCATGACGAGATAGAAGGATTGACCGATACGGCCGCCATCCAGGAACTGATGAGCCGTGTCAGCGCGGGAAATAAACCTTTCAAAGGCATTGAACCTACTCTTACAGAAACGGAAAACGATATGGCAAACGAAAACAAGACACAAGGCTTTGAGTACGGGGCGATTGCAGCCTCGCTGGGCATGAAGGACGGTGAGGTCAAGGACGTGATGGCACGTATCTCTGAACTGGCCGCGATGGAACCCAAATACAGAGAAATACAGAAATCACTGAGCGACGCGCAGACCGTCATCGCCGGAAAAGACGCCTCCATCCGGAACTTGCAGACAGACCTGGCCGCAGCGACGGCACGCCTTTCCGCCTACGAGCAGAAAGAGAAGGACGAGCAGGCTTCCCGTATCGAGACATTGGTGGAGAATGCCATTGCAGAAGGCAAGATTGACCGTGAGGCGAAAACGCAGTGGGTGGAGATGGCCGGTTCCAACTTCGAGTTGGCGGAAAGCACGCTGGCTTCCATTCCCGCGCGGGAGAAAATCTCGAAGGAAATCGCCGATGACCCTGCCAACATCCAGGCCACGGCGGAAGCGACAAAGACCGCCGAACAGCTGATGGCCGAGAAGGTGGCGGAAGTGGTCGGTGCGGATTTCAAGTTCCGAAAGCTCTGA